The Deinococcus aquaedulcis genome window below encodes:
- a CDS encoding S-ribosylhomocysteine lyase, which yields MANVESFDLDHTRVHAPYIRLAGVKTTPRGDSISKYDLRLLQPNQGVIEPAALHTLEHLLAGYLRDHLQDVVDVSPMGCRTGLYMAVIGAPNEEGVLEAFQAALRDTAEHDRPIPGVSELECGNYQDHDLATARQLARTALDQGLKVQETVLIQR from the coding sequence ATGGCAAACGTCGAGTCCTTTGATCTGGACCATACCCGGGTCCACGCGCCTTATATCCGGCTGGCTGGGGTCAAGACCACGCCCCGGGGCGACAGCATCAGCAAATATGATCTGCGGTTGCTGCAGCCCAACCAGGGTGTTATTGAGCCGGCTGCCCTTCACACGCTGGAGCACCTGCTCGCCGGTTACCTGCGCGACCACCTGCAGGATGTGGTGGATGTCTCGCCGATGGGCTGCCGCACTGGCCTTTATATGGCCGTGATTGGTGCGCCCAACGAGGAAGGGGTGCTGGAAGCTTTTCAGGCCGCCCTGCGAGACACGGCCGAGCATGACCGCCCCATTCCGGGTGTGAGCGAACTGGAGTGCGGCAACTACCAGGACCATGATCTGGCAACCGCCCGGCAGCTGGCCCGCACGGCGCTGGACCAGGGCCTGAAGGTTCAGGAGACGGTGCTGATCCAGCGCTAA